A stretch of Mastomys coucha isolate ucsf_1 unplaced genomic scaffold, UCSF_Mcou_1 pScaffold1, whole genome shotgun sequence DNA encodes these proteins:
- the LOC116102890 gene encoding 60S ribosomal protein L36a-like, with product MVNVPKTRRTFCKKCGKHPCHKVTQYNKGKDSLCAQGKWRYDRKQSGYDEQTKLIPPHPPKATTTKKTVLRLECAEPNGRSKRMLAIKRCKQFELGSDKRKDQVIQF from the coding sequence ATGGTGAACGTTCCTAAGACCCGCCGGACATTCTGCAAGAAATGTGGGAAGCACCCATGCCACAAGGTGACACAGTACAACAAGGGCAAGGATTCTTTGTGTGCCCAGGGAAAGTGGCGTTATGACAGGAAACAGAGTGGCTATGATGAGCAGACTAAGCtgattcccccccaccccccaaaggcTACAACTACAAAGAAGACTGTGCTGAGACTGGAGTGTGCTGAGCCCAATGGCAGATCTAAGAGGATGCTGGCTATTAAGAGATGCAAGCAGTTTGAATTGGGAAGCGACAAGAGAAAGGACCAAGTGATCCAGTTCTAA